From Acropora muricata isolate sample 2 chromosome 14, ASM3666990v1, whole genome shotgun sequence, one genomic window encodes:
- the LOC136899632 gene encoding CUB domain-containing protein 2-like isoform X5, protein MIWWASIVLTNAALVQTSLTDTIGFTRFAIQWPAGTYGIPKPKTGCPSSDGFQWMTGSRSQDTNNDESKNNKSASFHLDAVVDKKKVKRSFCLKTSTAKDQNRNIWPSGQYCIYKKGSCPHGLNDGFVYWDDDDKDNNKNSKSGTLPDGCNKTLTAMNGTFHSPNYPNKHSDGEYCSWKISVNPGNRIRLTFSNPSFHKPDDASNLIVYDGENVSGEVLGVFHGSLPPPGKEFYSSSNHMLVVFVSKATDSYTGFNASYNFIERRATDPIKWPAGTYGIPKPVSGCPVADGFEWMTGSRSQDTEWNNNKSVSFHLDAVVNEKNVKRSFCLKTSTAKDQNRTTWPSGCNQTLTAMRGTFHSPNYPNKHSDGEYCSWKISVSPGNRIGLTFSNPSFHNQNDASKLIVYDGKNVSGEVLGVFHGNLPPTWKELNSSSNHMLVIFVSNATDSYTGFNASYSFIEKTATPAPTRDVISSTSTENQLSTNEDLNEERAGVNMVAIVAPLSGLVLVALSLAGVFLYCKSKVTANVITSPSENANELYTEVEDEREYEEIPTYPERQNKNLLYESAANETVSSV, encoded by the exons TACCCAAGCCCAAAACAGGGTGCCCCAGTTCGGATGGGTTTCAATGGATGACTGGCTCGCGATCGCAAGACACTAATAATGACGAATCTAAAAATAACAAGTCGGCATCATTTCATCTTGATGCTGtggttgacaaaaaaaaagtcaaacgATCCTTTTGCCTCAAGACATCCACAGCAAAGGACCAAAACAGGAACATTTGGCCTTCAG GCCAATACTGCATTTATAAAAAAGGAAGCTGTCCGCATGGTTTGAATGATGGTTTTGTTTACTGGGACGATGATgacaaagacaacaacaagaatagTAAAAGTGGGACACTTCCAGATG GTTGCAACAAAACCTTAACAGCAATGAACGGAACTTTTCATTCGCCAAACTATCCAAACAAGCATTCAGATGGAGAGTACTGCTCTTGGAAGATCTCTGTCAATCCAGGAAATCGAATTCGATTAACCTTTTCAAATCCTAGTTTTCATAAACCGGATGACGCGAGCAATTTAATCGTGTATGATGGAGAGAATGTCAGTGGAGAGGTGTTGGGAGTATTCCACGGCAGCCTCCCACCTCCTGGGAAAGAATTCTACTCCTCTTCAAATCATATGCTGGTGGTATTTGTATCAAAAGCGACTGACTCATACACTGGATTCAATGCTTCCTACAATTTTATTGAAAGGAGAG CTACAGATCCAATTAAATGGCCTGCTGGAACCTACGGCATACCCAAGCCCGTGTCAGGGTGCCCTGTTGCGGATGGGTTTGAATGGATGACTGGCTCGCGATCTCAAGACACCGAATGGAACAATAACAAATCGGTATCATTTCATCTTGATGCAGTGGTTAACGAAAAAAACGTCAAACGATCGTTTTGCCTCAAGACATCCACAGCAAAGGATCAAAACAGGACCACTTGGCCTTCAG GTTGCAATCAAACCTTAACTGCGATGAGAGGAACTTTTCACTCACCAAACTATCCAAACAAGCATTCAGATGGAGAGTACTGCTCTTGGAAGATTTCTGTCAGTCCAGGAAATCGAATTGGATTAACCTTTTCAAATCCTAGTTTTCATAACCAGAATGACGCGAGCAAATTAATCGTGTATGATGGAAAGAATGTCAGTGGAGAGGTGTTAGGAGTGTTCCACGGAAATCTCCCACCCACTTGGAAAGAACTGAACTCGTCTTCAAATCATATGCTGGTGATATTTGTGTCAAACGCGACTGATTCATACACAGGATTCAATGCTTCCTacagttttattgaaaaaacAG CAACACCGGCTCCCACACGTGACGTGATATCGTCGACGTCCACCGAAAACCAATTGTCAACGAATGAGGATTTAAACGAGGAAAGAG CAGGTGTCAATATGGTTGCAATTGTCGCTCCTTTGTCGGGTCTGGTGCTCGTGGCCCTGTCACTCGCTGGTGTTTTCCTTTATTGCAAAAG CAAGGTGACAGCAAATGTTATTACATCGCCTTCTGAAAATGCAAACGAGTTATACACGGAGGTTGAAGATGAAAGAGAATACGAAGAAATTCCGACTTATCCCGAGCGGCAGAATAAAAACTTGTTGTACGAATCCGCGGCGAATGAGACGGTCTCTTCTGTATGA
- the LOC136899632 gene encoding bone morphogenetic protein 1-like isoform X3 — protein MIWWASIVLTNAALVQTSLTDTIGFTRFAIQWPAGTYGIPKPKTGCPSSDGFQWMTGSRSQDTNNDESKNNKSASFHLDAVVDKKKVKRSFCLKTSTAKDQNRNIWPSGQYCIYKKGSCPHGLNDGFVYWDDDDKDNNKNSKSGTLPDGEYDSNTKIEFCCRTDGNENKPVVLPTKEPFYLLAYEFPRCQMVKWAVSRLEWIYYDTEDLDNNDQREWAFPYNAATQHPTIYYCYYRGCNKTLTAMNGTFHSPNYPNKHSDGEYCSWKISVNPGNRIRLTFSNPSFHKPDDASNLIVYDGENVSGEVLGVFHGSLPPPGKEFYSSSNHMLVVFVSKATDSYTGFNASYNFIERRATDPIKWPAGTYGIPKPVSGCPVADGFEWMTGSRSQDTEWNNNKSVSFHLDAVVNEKNVKRSFCLKTSTAKDQNRTTWPSGCNQTLTAMRGTFHSPNYPNKHSDGEYCSWKISVSPGNRIGLTFSNPSFHNQNDASKLIVYDGKNVSGEVLGVFHGNLPPTWKELNSSSNHMLVIFVSNATDSYTGFNASYSFIEKTATPAPTRDVISSTSTENQLSTNEDLNEERAGVNMVAIVAPLSGLVLVALSLAGVFLYCKSKVTANVITSPSENANELYTEVEDEREYEEIPTYPERQNKNLLYESAANETVSSV, from the exons TACCCAAGCCCAAAACAGGGTGCCCCAGTTCGGATGGGTTTCAATGGATGACTGGCTCGCGATCGCAAGACACTAATAATGACGAATCTAAAAATAACAAGTCGGCATCATTTCATCTTGATGCTGtggttgacaaaaaaaaagtcaaacgATCCTTTTGCCTCAAGACATCCACAGCAAAGGACCAAAACAGGAACATTTGGCCTTCAG GCCAATACTGCATTTATAAAAAAGGAAGCTGTCCGCATGGTTTGAATGATGGTTTTGTTTACTGGGACGATGATgacaaagacaacaacaagaatagTAAAAGTGGGACACTTCCAGATGGTGAGTACGACTCGAATACAAAAATCGAGTTTTGTTGTAGGACTGATGGAAACGAAAACAAGCCTGTAGTCCTCCCCACCAAGGAGCCATTTTACCTGCTTGCTTACGAGTTCCCAAGGTGTCAAATGGTCAAGTGGGCGGTGTCGCGTCTTGAGTGGATCTACTATGATACTGAGGACTTGGACAACAATGACCAACGAGAATGGGCGTTTCCCTACAATGCAGCCACACAGCATCCAACCATTTATTACTGTTACTACCGCG GTTGCAACAAAACCTTAACAGCAATGAACGGAACTTTTCATTCGCCAAACTATCCAAACAAGCATTCAGATGGAGAGTACTGCTCTTGGAAGATCTCTGTCAATCCAGGAAATCGAATTCGATTAACCTTTTCAAATCCTAGTTTTCATAAACCGGATGACGCGAGCAATTTAATCGTGTATGATGGAGAGAATGTCAGTGGAGAGGTGTTGGGAGTATTCCACGGCAGCCTCCCACCTCCTGGGAAAGAATTCTACTCCTCTTCAAATCATATGCTGGTGGTATTTGTATCAAAAGCGACTGACTCATACACTGGATTCAATGCTTCCTACAATTTTATTGAAAGGAGAG CTACAGATCCAATTAAATGGCCTGCTGGAACCTACGGCATACCCAAGCCCGTGTCAGGGTGCCCTGTTGCGGATGGGTTTGAATGGATGACTGGCTCGCGATCTCAAGACACCGAATGGAACAATAACAAATCGGTATCATTTCATCTTGATGCAGTGGTTAACGAAAAAAACGTCAAACGATCGTTTTGCCTCAAGACATCCACAGCAAAGGATCAAAACAGGACCACTTGGCCTTCAG GTTGCAATCAAACCTTAACTGCGATGAGAGGAACTTTTCACTCACCAAACTATCCAAACAAGCATTCAGATGGAGAGTACTGCTCTTGGAAGATTTCTGTCAGTCCAGGAAATCGAATTGGATTAACCTTTTCAAATCCTAGTTTTCATAACCAGAATGACGCGAGCAAATTAATCGTGTATGATGGAAAGAATGTCAGTGGAGAGGTGTTAGGAGTGTTCCACGGAAATCTCCCACCCACTTGGAAAGAACTGAACTCGTCTTCAAATCATATGCTGGTGATATTTGTGTCAAACGCGACTGATTCATACACAGGATTCAATGCTTCCTacagttttattgaaaaaacAG CAACACCGGCTCCCACACGTGACGTGATATCGTCGACGTCCACCGAAAACCAATTGTCAACGAATGAGGATTTAAACGAGGAAAGAG CAGGTGTCAATATGGTTGCAATTGTCGCTCCTTTGTCGGGTCTGGTGCTCGTGGCCCTGTCACTCGCTGGTGTTTTCCTTTATTGCAAAAG CAAGGTGACAGCAAATGTTATTACATCGCCTTCTGAAAATGCAAACGAGTTATACACGGAGGTTGAAGATGAAAGAGAATACGAAGAAATTCCGACTTATCCCGAGCGGCAGAATAAAAACTTGTTGTACGAATCCGCGGCGAATGAGACGGTCTCTTCTGTATGA
- the LOC136899632 gene encoding bone morphogenetic protein 1-like isoform X4: MIWWASIVLTNAALVQTSLTDTIGFTRFAIQWPAGTYGIPKPKTGCPSSDGFQWMTGSRSQDTNNDESKNNKSASFHLDAVVDKKKVKRSFCLKTSTAKDQNRNIWPSGQYCIYKKGSCPHGLNDGFVYWDDDDKDNNKNSKSGTLPDGEYDSNTKIEFCCRTDGNENKPVVLPTKEPFYLLAYEFPRCQMVKWAVSRLEWIYYDTEDLDNNDQREWAFPYNAATQHPTIYYCYYRGCNKTLTAMNGTFHSPNYPNKHSDGEYCSWKISVNPGNRIRLTFSNPSFHKPDDASNLIVYDGENVSGEVLGVFHGSLPPPGKEFYSSSNHMLVVFVSKATDSYTGFNASYNFIERRATDPIKWPAGTYGIPKPVSGCPVADGFEWMTGSRSQDTEWNNNKSVSFHLDAVVNEKNVKRSFCLKTSTAKDQNRTTWPSGCNQTLTAMRGTFHSPNYPNKHSDGEYCSWKISVSPGNRIGLTFSNPSFHNQNDASKLIVYDGKNVSGEVLGVFHGNLPPTWKELNSSSNHMLVIFVSNATDSYTGFNASYSFIEKTATPAPTRDVISSTSTENQLSTNEDLNEERGVNMVAIVAPLSGLVLVALSLAGVFLYCKSKVTANVITSPSENANELYTEVEDEREYEEIPTYPERQNKNLLYESAANETVSSV; the protein is encoded by the exons TACCCAAGCCCAAAACAGGGTGCCCCAGTTCGGATGGGTTTCAATGGATGACTGGCTCGCGATCGCAAGACACTAATAATGACGAATCTAAAAATAACAAGTCGGCATCATTTCATCTTGATGCTGtggttgacaaaaaaaaagtcaaacgATCCTTTTGCCTCAAGACATCCACAGCAAAGGACCAAAACAGGAACATTTGGCCTTCAG GCCAATACTGCATTTATAAAAAAGGAAGCTGTCCGCATGGTTTGAATGATGGTTTTGTTTACTGGGACGATGATgacaaagacaacaacaagaatagTAAAAGTGGGACACTTCCAGATGGTGAGTACGACTCGAATACAAAAATCGAGTTTTGTTGTAGGACTGATGGAAACGAAAACAAGCCTGTAGTCCTCCCCACCAAGGAGCCATTTTACCTGCTTGCTTACGAGTTCCCAAGGTGTCAAATGGTCAAGTGGGCGGTGTCGCGTCTTGAGTGGATCTACTATGATACTGAGGACTTGGACAACAATGACCAACGAGAATGGGCGTTTCCCTACAATGCAGCCACACAGCATCCAACCATTTATTACTGTTACTACCGCG GTTGCAACAAAACCTTAACAGCAATGAACGGAACTTTTCATTCGCCAAACTATCCAAACAAGCATTCAGATGGAGAGTACTGCTCTTGGAAGATCTCTGTCAATCCAGGAAATCGAATTCGATTAACCTTTTCAAATCCTAGTTTTCATAAACCGGATGACGCGAGCAATTTAATCGTGTATGATGGAGAGAATGTCAGTGGAGAGGTGTTGGGAGTATTCCACGGCAGCCTCCCACCTCCTGGGAAAGAATTCTACTCCTCTTCAAATCATATGCTGGTGGTATTTGTATCAAAAGCGACTGACTCATACACTGGATTCAATGCTTCCTACAATTTTATTGAAAGGAGAG CTACAGATCCAATTAAATGGCCTGCTGGAACCTACGGCATACCCAAGCCCGTGTCAGGGTGCCCTGTTGCGGATGGGTTTGAATGGATGACTGGCTCGCGATCTCAAGACACCGAATGGAACAATAACAAATCGGTATCATTTCATCTTGATGCAGTGGTTAACGAAAAAAACGTCAAACGATCGTTTTGCCTCAAGACATCCACAGCAAAGGATCAAAACAGGACCACTTGGCCTTCAG GTTGCAATCAAACCTTAACTGCGATGAGAGGAACTTTTCACTCACCAAACTATCCAAACAAGCATTCAGATGGAGAGTACTGCTCTTGGAAGATTTCTGTCAGTCCAGGAAATCGAATTGGATTAACCTTTTCAAATCCTAGTTTTCATAACCAGAATGACGCGAGCAAATTAATCGTGTATGATGGAAAGAATGTCAGTGGAGAGGTGTTAGGAGTGTTCCACGGAAATCTCCCACCCACTTGGAAAGAACTGAACTCGTCTTCAAATCATATGCTGGTGATATTTGTGTCAAACGCGACTGATTCATACACAGGATTCAATGCTTCCTacagttttattgaaaaaacAG CAACACCGGCTCCCACACGTGACGTGATATCGTCGACGTCCACCGAAAACCAATTGTCAACGAATGAGGATTTAAACGAGGAAAGAG GTGTCAATATGGTTGCAATTGTCGCTCCTTTGTCGGGTCTGGTGCTCGTGGCCCTGTCACTCGCTGGTGTTTTCCTTTATTGCAAAAG CAAGGTGACAGCAAATGTTATTACATCGCCTTCTGAAAATGCAAACGAGTTATACACGGAGGTTGAAGATGAAAGAGAATACGAAGAAATTCCGACTTATCCCGAGCGGCAGAATAAAAACTTGTTGTACGAATCCGCGGCGAATGAGACGGTCTCTTCTGTATGA